Proteins encoded in a region of the Rhodococcus sp. SBT000017 genome:
- a CDS encoding pyridoxamine 5'-phosphate oxidase family protein: protein MALSKAEREEFLAESHVAALSVSAGPDRGPLTVPIWYDYTPGSQAWVLTGETSKKAELIRAAQRFTLMIEQSNPTIRYVSVEGPVTREEPCTPDLLRVMAARYLPPEKVDGYLEMAESEHEESVVFYLQPEHWLSADLGAI from the coding sequence ATGGCACTGTCGAAGGCAGAACGCGAAGAATTTCTGGCCGAGTCTCACGTCGCCGCGCTGTCCGTCTCCGCGGGTCCTGATCGTGGTCCGTTGACCGTCCCCATCTGGTACGACTACACCCCCGGCTCCCAGGCGTGGGTCCTCACCGGCGAGACGTCCAAGAAGGCCGAACTCATCAGGGCTGCACAGCGTTTCACGCTCATGATCGAACAGTCGAATCCGACCATCAGATACGTATCCGTCGAGGGTCCGGTCACTCGCGAGGAACCGTGCACCCCAGACCTTCTGCGCGTCATGGCTGCCCGCTATCTGCCACCGGAGAAGGTCGACGGCTATCTCGAGATGGCCGAGAGCGAGCACGAGGAAAGCGTGGTGTTCTACCTGCAGCCGGAGCATTGGCTGTCGGCCGATCTGGGCGCGATCTGA
- a CDS encoding lipase family protein: protein MSQAGRGFAVRLVASVVLLLGSAIFVSVPVAQADPGPGSPIPADDPFYDWDGGLDVSPGTVLRSRPMTFRTPAQPTPITGSQVLYSTTDQQGDGVVTVATVLRPLVPGPTRIVSYHMAYDALGSQCNPSYTLSGGSTSPIAGAEQAVIAGYLAAGYTVVVPDYEGEELEWTIGRQSGYAALDGIRAAQSFLQLPSSTPVGMVGYSGGSVPTQWGAEIAPEYAPELNLVGVAAGGLPVDLAHNLPYVSGNKQWAGVIPALIVAYERAYGLDLNSFISDYGLEVIDQVDQECIAQFADDYPTLTDASMVRAPYNSLLDVPEVVAAIDDNIMGSQGTPRTPMFLAVGHADPIGDTVMITGDVQGLAYAYCGRGVDVQYAQYDGLTHSEAFPVFEAQSLQFLTERFAGGPTRSNCGTIPPGNSLAPTP, encoded by the coding sequence ATGTCACAGGCTGGTAGAGGGTTTGCGGTGAGGCTGGTGGCCTCCGTCGTTCTACTTCTCGGGTCCGCGATTTTCGTGAGTGTGCCTGTTGCACAGGCGGATCCGGGACCCGGCTCACCGATACCTGCCGACGATCCGTTCTACGATTGGGACGGCGGCCTGGACGTCTCCCCAGGGACGGTGCTGCGGTCGAGGCCCATGACGTTCCGAACGCCGGCCCAGCCGACGCCGATCACGGGTAGCCAGGTGCTGTACAGCACTACCGACCAGCAGGGCGACGGCGTCGTCACGGTCGCCACCGTGCTGCGGCCCTTGGTCCCCGGGCCGACGCGGATCGTCTCGTACCACATGGCCTACGACGCCCTCGGCTCTCAGTGCAATCCCTCGTACACCCTCAGCGGCGGGTCCACGAGTCCCATTGCCGGTGCGGAACAGGCGGTCATCGCCGGCTACCTCGCAGCCGGCTACACCGTCGTCGTGCCGGATTACGAGGGTGAGGAGCTCGAGTGGACGATCGGGCGGCAGTCGGGCTACGCAGCGCTGGACGGCATTCGTGCGGCTCAGTCCTTCCTGCAGCTTCCGTCGAGCACGCCCGTCGGCATGGTCGGGTACTCCGGCGGATCCGTGCCGACGCAGTGGGGTGCCGAAATTGCCCCCGAGTACGCACCCGAGCTGAATCTCGTGGGTGTGGCGGCCGGCGGGCTACCGGTCGACCTGGCTCACAACCTGCCGTACGTCAGCGGCAACAAGCAGTGGGCGGGTGTCATCCCGGCACTGATCGTCGCCTACGAACGTGCATACGGCCTCGACCTGAACAGTTTCATCTCCGACTACGGCCTCGAGGTGATCGATCAGGTCGATCAGGAGTGCATCGCTCAGTTCGCCGACGACTACCCGACACTCACCGACGCCTCGATGGTCAGGGCCCCGTACAACTCGCTGCTGGACGTACCCGAGGTGGTGGCGGCGATCGACGACAACATCATGGGTAGCCAGGGCACGCCGCGGACGCCGATGTTCCTGGCTGTCGGGCACGCCGATCCGATCGGCGACACCGTCATGATCACCGGCGACGTGCAGGGGCTGGCGTACGCATACTGCGGCCGGGGCGTCGATGTGCAGTACGCACAGTACGACGGCTTGACGCACAGCGAAGCATTTCCGGTGTTCGAGGCGCAGAGTCTGCAGTTTCTGACAGAGCGATTTGCCGGTGGGCCGACGCGCAGCAACTGCGGAACCATCCCACCCGGAAACAGCCTGGCACCGACTCCGTAG
- the leuS gene encoding leucine--tRNA ligase, giving the protein MTDSVEASTESAPEYRYTAELAGHIEEQWQDLWETQGTFDAPNPVGTLAGDVPKDKLFVQDMFPYPSGSGLHVGHPLGYIATDVFARYHRMQGRNVLHALGYDAFGLPAEQYAVQTGTHPRSTTEDNITNMRRQLRRLGLGHDRRRSLATTDVDFYHWTQWIFLQIFNSWFDADLGKARPIAELEAAFASGARQLDDGRSWETLTVGERREVIDGFRLVYESNSMVNWCPGLGTVLANEEVTADGRSDRGNFPVFRKNLRQWMMRITAYSDRLVDDLEYLDWPEKVKTMQRNWIGRSRGAQVSFSNIEVFTTRPDTLFGATYVVLAPEHQLVDGLVAPEWPSDVSDKWTGGAATPAKAVAAYRASIAAKSDLERQENKEKTGVFIGAYVKNPVNGEQVPVFIADYVLTGYGTGAIMAVPGHDARDWEFATAFGLPVREVISGGDVTEAAYVGDGELVNSDFLDGLPVDEAKAAVIARLEADGTGRGTIQYKLRDWLFARQRYWGEPFPIVWDSEGNPHGLPDSALPVELPEVENYAPVSFDPDDAGSEPSPPLAKAAEWVNVELDLGDGLQTYTRDTNVMPQWAGSSWYQLRYIDPTNSEAFADPENEKYWVGPRPEIHGPHDPGGVDLYVGGVEHAVLHLLYSRFWHKVLFDLGHVSSSEPYRRLYNQGYIQAYAYTDARGVYVPAAEVVERDGGYFYQDQPVNREYGKMGKSLKNSVSPDEIFAEYGADTLRVYEMSMGPLDTSRPWATKDVVGAQRFLQRVWRLALDEVTGEVRVTDDKPTEDTLRVLNRVIDGVHADYAALRDNTAGAKLIELTNHITKAYPDGAPRGVVEPLILMLAPLAPHLSEELWSKLGHEKSLAHGPFPRVEKKWLVADTVDYPIQVNGKVRSRITVPADATKDDVEKTALAEEKIVALLDGKAPTKIIVIPGRMVNIVLK; this is encoded by the coding sequence GTGACCGATTCCGTTGAAGCATCCACCGAGTCCGCCCCCGAGTACCGCTACACAGCCGAACTCGCCGGGCACATCGAGGAGCAGTGGCAGGACCTGTGGGAGACGCAGGGCACTTTCGACGCTCCCAACCCGGTCGGAACCCTCGCCGGAGACGTCCCGAAGGACAAGCTGTTCGTCCAGGACATGTTCCCGTATCCGTCGGGCAGTGGGCTGCATGTCGGTCATCCCCTCGGCTACATCGCCACCGACGTCTTCGCGCGGTATCACCGCATGCAGGGTCGTAACGTGCTGCATGCGCTGGGCTACGACGCGTTCGGTCTGCCGGCCGAGCAGTACGCCGTGCAGACGGGCACGCACCCGCGCAGCACCACCGAGGACAACATCACCAACATGCGACGCCAACTGCGTCGGCTGGGTCTGGGGCACGATCGCCGACGGTCCCTGGCGACGACGGACGTCGACTTCTATCACTGGACGCAGTGGATCTTCCTGCAGATCTTCAACTCGTGGTTCGACGCGGACCTCGGCAAAGCGCGGCCCATCGCGGAACTGGAGGCGGCATTTGCTTCCGGTGCGCGTCAGTTGGACGACGGTCGCTCCTGGGAGACGCTGACCGTCGGTGAACGCCGCGAGGTGATCGACGGCTTCCGTCTGGTGTACGAGTCCAACTCGATGGTCAACTGGTGCCCCGGCCTGGGCACGGTGTTGGCCAACGAGGAGGTCACCGCCGACGGACGCAGCGATCGCGGCAACTTCCCGGTGTTCCGAAAGAACCTGCGGCAGTGGATGATGCGCATCACCGCGTACTCCGACCGCCTGGTCGACGACCTCGAGTACCTGGATTGGCCCGAGAAGGTCAAGACCATGCAGCGCAACTGGATCGGGCGCTCGCGCGGTGCGCAGGTCTCGTTCTCGAACATCGAGGTGTTCACCACCCGCCCGGACACGCTGTTCGGTGCCACCTACGTGGTGCTCGCCCCGGAGCACCAACTGGTCGACGGGTTGGTTGCTCCCGAGTGGCCTTCGGACGTTTCCGACAAGTGGACCGGCGGGGCCGCCACCCCCGCGAAAGCCGTTGCTGCATATCGCGCTTCGATCGCCGCCAAGTCCGATCTCGAGCGGCAGGAGAACAAGGAGAAGACCGGCGTCTTCATCGGTGCCTACGTGAAGAACCCGGTCAACGGTGAGCAGGTGCCGGTGTTCATCGCCGACTACGTGCTGACCGGCTACGGCACCGGCGCGATCATGGCCGTACCAGGACACGACGCGCGCGACTGGGAGTTCGCCACCGCGTTCGGTCTGCCTGTGCGCGAGGTCATCTCGGGCGGAGACGTCACCGAGGCGGCATACGTCGGCGACGGTGAGCTGGTGAACTCCGACTTCCTGGACGGTCTGCCGGTGGACGAGGCCAAGGCCGCCGTCATCGCGCGACTGGAAGCCGACGGCACCGGCCGCGGCACCATTCAGTACAAGCTGCGCGACTGGCTGTTCGCTCGCCAGCGCTACTGGGGCGAGCCGTTCCCGATCGTCTGGGACTCCGAGGGCAACCCGCACGGCCTGCCGGATTCTGCTCTGCCGGTGGAACTTCCGGAGGTCGAGAACTACGCACCGGTCTCGTTCGACCCGGACGACGCGGGCTCCGAGCCGTCCCCGCCACTGGCGAAGGCCGCCGAATGGGTGAACGTGGAGCTCGATCTGGGCGACGGGTTGCAGACCTACACCCGCGACACCAACGTCATGCCGCAGTGGGCCGGTAGTTCCTGGTACCAGCTGCGCTACATCGACCCCACCAACTCCGAGGCCTTTGCGGACCCGGAGAACGAGAAGTACTGGGTCGGGCCGCGTCCGGAGATCCACGGGCCCCACGATCCAGGCGGTGTCGATCTCTACGTGGGTGGCGTCGAGCATGCGGTGTTGCACCTGCTGTACTCGCGCTTCTGGCACAAGGTGCTCTTCGATCTGGGTCATGTCAGTTCGAGCGAGCCGTACCGTCGGCTGTACAACCAGGGCTACATCCAGGCGTATGCGTACACCGACGCGCGCGGGGTCTATGTACCCGCGGCCGAGGTCGTCGAGCGCGACGGCGGCTACTTCTATCAGGATCAGCCCGTCAACCGTGAGTACGGGAAAATGGGTAAGTCCCTGAAGAACTCGGTCTCCCCCGACGAGATCTTCGCCGAATACGGTGCCGACACCCTGCGCGTTTACGAAATGTCGATGGGCCCGCTGGACACCTCGCGGCCGTGGGCGACGAAGGACGTCGTCGGCGCGCAGCGGTTCCTGCAGCGTGTGTGGCGACTGGCGCTCGACGAGGTGACCGGCGAGGTTCGCGTCACCGACGACAAGCCGACCGAGGACACGCTGCGGGTGCTCAACCGCGTGATCGACGGCGTGCACGCGGATTACGCTGCGCTGCGCGACAATACGGCCGGTGCCAAGCTGATCGAGCTGACCAATCACATCACCAAGGCGTACCCGGACGGTGCGCCGCGTGGGGTGGTCGAGCCGCTGATCCTGATGCTCGCTCCGCTGGCGCCGCACCTGTCCGAGGAACTGTGGAGCAAGCTGGGTCACGAGAAGTCGTTGGCGCACGGGCCTTTCCCGCGCGTGGAGAAGAAGTGGCTCGTCGCCGATACCGTCGACTACCCCATCCAGGTCAACGGCAAGGTCCGCAGCCGCATCACCGTGCCTGCCGACGCGACGAAGGACGACGTCGAGAAAACTGCATTGGCCGAGGAGAAAATCGTGGCCCTGCTCGACGGCAAGGCCCCGACCAAGATCATCGTGATCCCGGGTCGAATGGTGAACATCGTTCTGAAGTAG
- a CDS encoding DUF1648 domain-containing protein, whose product MKAKALRTFDPAGVVFGVVVPLVVAALGLVLAYLWQGRLPEQVATHFSGTEPDDFSNPLSNAWTLAIVIVLVGGGCSAVASLARVLLIMRRTMLIIGLTVVGTIGVLQIATLVRELDMATEQSVTVPGWAMAVGTVVGFAAGLFGASRLRDHRERVLATSPPHSDLPRCSPELPLVVHVGASRIAGITVVAVSLAGAALTCYLSSSLWPIFLFAPLTILILSLLRFTVHIDSDGLFVSSLGMAAFDYDIDEITGASVRAVDPSKEFGGWGLRAKGRGNYAVATDAGPAAFVTFANGDRLTIGSAKADTIAGTLNTLTARTRSATVD is encoded by the coding sequence ATGAAGGCGAAGGCACTACGCACGTTCGACCCGGCCGGGGTCGTCTTCGGCGTCGTCGTCCCCCTTGTCGTAGCCGCACTCGGACTCGTCCTGGCGTACCTGTGGCAAGGCCGTCTGCCGGAGCAGGTCGCCACGCACTTCAGCGGCACCGAACCGGACGACTTCTCCAACCCGCTCTCCAACGCCTGGACCCTCGCGATCGTGATCGTGCTGGTGGGCGGCGGGTGCAGCGCCGTCGCATCATTGGCCCGGGTGCTGCTGATCATGCGTCGCACGATGTTGATCATCGGGCTGACCGTCGTCGGGACGATCGGTGTTCTGCAGATCGCCACCCTGGTTCGCGAACTGGACATGGCGACCGAGCAAAGCGTCACCGTCCCTGGTTGGGCCATGGCGGTGGGGACCGTCGTCGGCTTCGCGGCCGGGTTGTTCGGCGCATCGAGGCTGCGCGATCACCGCGAACGCGTTCTCGCCACGTCGCCGCCGCACTCCGATCTGCCACGGTGCAGTCCCGAATTGCCCCTGGTGGTCCACGTCGGTGCCAGTCGCATCGCCGGCATCACCGTCGTGGCAGTGTCCCTGGCCGGGGCCGCTCTGACGTGCTACCTGTCCAGCTCACTGTGGCCGATCTTCCTGTTCGCCCCCCTGACGATTCTGATTCTGTCGCTGCTGCGCTTCACCGTGCACATCGACAGCGACGGTCTGTTCGTCTCGAGCCTCGGCATGGCGGCCTTCGACTACGACATCGACGAGATCACCGGCGCATCGGTCAGAGCGGTCGACCCCTCGAAGGAGTTCGGCGGTTGGGGCCTGCGGGCCAAGGGACGCGGCAATTACGCCGTCGCCACCGACGCCGGTCCCGCGGCCTTCGTCACGTTCGCCAACGGGGACAGGCTCACCATCGGTTCCGCCAAGGCCGACACAATTGCTGGCACCCTGAACACCTTGACCGCCCGCACTCGCAGCGCCACGGTGGATTGA
- a CDS encoding TetR family transcriptional regulator codes for MTDLARSLSISAVVDGAGLSHQTFHNTYPGNSRSGGSGGKEAFVADLLDNLTVNYGGTAPTDPPAGLLDAAAPVSALFDDLTSGLMRRRLIATLLATDHDGARKAVTPEFERLDADLRTKVGQAIQAQGGSVRQPMSLTSLSTVLGALLDGLALREMLTPGSFSGDDIAATTTSILRWAIDPLHSDRQVPDPEPAYPPDDADALRPDLEADVITATEALFVDNGYFLVTLADIAAAARLRADDLRRLFPSKVDIIVAALKPKFDRVLRLRRADERLGIEPAIALRRTLIEVGEFVIDNRAMSSGMLLALSFEQFQQPNTVTTVLENLYLPSAVIPILERGREAGVFSDEAPTIEAAIMLTNNVLFRCLTRPTETAIDVADGVLRLLMPGIATRTP; via the coding sequence ATGACCGATCTCGCACGGTCGCTATCCATCTCGGCGGTCGTCGACGGTGCTGGGCTGTCGCATCAGACGTTCCACAACACCTACCCTGGCAACTCCCGCAGCGGAGGTTCCGGCGGCAAAGAGGCGTTTGTCGCGGATCTGCTCGACAACCTCACCGTGAATTACGGCGGCACTGCACCCACCGACCCGCCTGCCGGGCTGCTCGATGCGGCCGCACCGGTGTCCGCCCTGTTCGACGACCTGACTTCCGGCCTGATGCGGCGACGCCTGATCGCCACCTTGCTCGCTACCGACCACGACGGGGCCCGCAAAGCCGTCACCCCCGAATTCGAACGACTGGATGCCGACCTGCGCACCAAGGTGGGCCAGGCAATCCAAGCTCAGGGCGGGTCCGTCCGCCAACCTATGTCACTGACCTCCCTCTCCACTGTTCTCGGAGCTCTGCTGGACGGACTCGCACTACGAGAGATGCTGACTCCCGGTTCCTTCTCCGGGGACGACATCGCCGCAACGACCACCTCGATCCTGCGGTGGGCGATCGATCCACTGCATTCCGATCGACAGGTGCCCGACCCTGAACCGGCATATCCTCCCGACGACGCCGACGCGCTACGGCCGGACCTCGAGGCCGACGTGATCACCGCAACCGAAGCTCTGTTCGTCGACAACGGCTACTTTCTCGTCACACTCGCCGATATCGCGGCGGCCGCACGTCTGCGAGCCGACGACCTTCGACGGCTGTTCCCCAGCAAAGTCGACATCATCGTCGCCGCGCTGAAACCGAAGTTCGATCGAGTCCTGCGATTGCGTCGAGCCGATGAGCGTCTCGGCATCGAACCCGCTATTGCATTGCGCCGCACACTGATCGAGGTGGGCGAATTCGTGATCGACAACCGAGCCATGAGTTCCGGGATGCTGCTCGCCTTGAGCTTCGAGCAGTTTCAGCAACCCAACACCGTCACCACAGTTCTGGAAAACCTCTACCTCCCATCTGCGGTTATTCCGATCCTCGAACGGGGGCGCGAAGCGGGCGTGTTCAGCGATGAAGCACCGACGATCGAGGCGGCGATCATGCTGACCAACAACGTCCTGTTTCGATGCTTGACGCGGCCGACCGAAACGGCAATCGACGTTGCCGACGGCGTTCTCCGACTGCTCATGCCCGGCATCGCAACAAGGACCCCATAA
- a CDS encoding SdpI family protein, which translates to MVIVSVVLFVLALVVGAVAVASLLGRLPRNRFAGVRTAEAMRDDETFILANRVAGPTTAASALVLAIGAVAALALSGIAAVVGVVVALVAALFIAAAGGSIGARAAAAVPPPAEADGCGSSCISCSLKDACQPS; encoded by the coding sequence GTGGTCATCGTCTCGGTTGTGTTGTTCGTGCTCGCCCTCGTCGTCGGCGCTGTCGCTGTCGCGTCGCTGCTGGGCCGGCTCCCACGTAACCGTTTCGCCGGTGTCCGCACCGCCGAGGCCATGCGTGACGACGAAACGTTCATCCTCGCCAACCGCGTTGCCGGTCCCACCACCGCCGCATCGGCCCTGGTGTTGGCCATCGGCGCAGTGGCCGCACTCGCATTGAGCGGCATCGCCGCCGTCGTCGGCGTCGTCGTAGCCCTCGTGGCCGCCCTGTTCATCGCCGCAGCCGGCGGATCCATCGGGGCACGCGCAGCAGCGGCCGTCCCGCCACCCGCCGAGGCGGACGGATGCGGAAGCTCCTGCATCTCGTGCAGCCTCAAGGACGCCTGCCAGCCGAGCTGA
- a CDS encoding phenylacetate--CoA ligase family protein, whose product MNSADLHEPAHAALRLVQSIALSVPAYRRLLHENGIEVDSIATMTDLTQLPTTSKDNYRRPNTLVDLQSGQPEDVETIASSAGSSGTPTFWSRGQRSTEHGAAMFGDVLRECADTEHRATLALVTFPLGPYIGGAFMYAMLLELRKRGHRLSIATPGMDPDVIANVVSEAADGYQQIVIFAYPPIARDLLDTHGDLLRRHDVVIIVGGEPVSEAWRSLVHDMLGDKDGDRVRVVYGATDVGFVGYETAATIAIRAAAAHDSAMNRAIFGTEYAEGDVVQQPAFVQYQPEFTYIEVDSEGYLLFTVGGVLPLVRYRVNDRGETLVGSAVRERLADAGHPALAEGIDPNAHYLLVFGRTDVAAIYSAVNIYPDYLRPAVEHISLATRLTGRFIARCETDSEQRQTLTLDVELRPQQQPDPETVEQVRQLSIASLRQLSAEYRIVHDQKGREAEPVVHLRPFRSDGFVTGGKQKSVE is encoded by the coding sequence TTGAACTCAGCAGATCTGCACGAGCCCGCACATGCCGCGCTCCGACTTGTCCAATCCATCGCTCTCTCGGTACCTGCGTATCGCCGTCTGCTCCACGAGAACGGGATCGAGGTCGACTCGATCGCAACGATGACCGACCTGACGCAGCTACCGACCACATCGAAGGACAACTACCGCCGACCGAACACCCTCGTCGATCTGCAATCCGGGCAGCCCGAAGATGTCGAAACCATCGCCAGTAGTGCCGGATCGTCGGGCACCCCGACCTTTTGGTCACGCGGGCAACGCAGCACCGAACACGGAGCAGCCATGTTCGGAGACGTGCTGAGGGAATGTGCCGACACGGAACACCGAGCGACCCTGGCACTCGTGACGTTTCCCCTCGGACCGTACATCGGGGGTGCATTCATGTACGCAATGCTGCTCGAGCTCCGCAAACGTGGCCACCGACTGTCGATAGCGACTCCGGGCATGGACCCTGACGTCATCGCGAACGTGGTGTCCGAGGCCGCAGACGGGTACCAGCAGATAGTGATCTTCGCGTACCCGCCGATCGCGCGGGATCTCCTCGACACCCACGGCGACCTGCTTCGTCGACACGACGTCGTCATAATCGTCGGCGGCGAACCCGTCAGTGAAGCGTGGCGCTCCCTCGTCCACGACATGCTGGGCGACAAAGACGGAGACCGTGTACGAGTGGTGTACGGGGCAACCGACGTCGGATTCGTCGGATACGAAACGGCCGCCACGATCGCCATACGGGCGGCGGCAGCACATGACTCGGCCATGAATCGCGCGATATTCGGCACCGAGTACGCCGAAGGAGATGTCGTGCAGCAACCCGCCTTCGTGCAATACCAGCCCGAATTCACCTACATCGAAGTCGACTCCGAGGGCTACCTGCTCTTCACCGTCGGCGGCGTACTACCGCTCGTGCGCTACCGGGTGAACGACAGGGGTGAAACCCTCGTCGGCAGCGCCGTCCGCGAGCGACTGGCCGACGCCGGCCATCCCGCTCTGGCGGAAGGTATCGACCCGAATGCCCACTACCTCTTGGTTTTCGGACGTACGGACGTCGCTGCGATCTACAGTGCCGTCAACATCTACCCCGACTACTTGCGACCGGCAGTCGAACACATCTCCCTGGCGACGCGGTTGACCGGACGGTTCATCGCCCGCTGCGAGACAGACAGCGAACAGCGTCAAACACTGACCCTCGACGTCGAGCTTCGCCCCCAACAACAGCCCGACCCGGAGACAGTCGAACAGGTTCGACAGCTTTCCATCGCCAGCCTCCGACAATTGAGCGCCGAGTACCGCATCGTTCACGATCAGAAAGGCCGAGAGGCAGAACCCGTAGTACACCTGAGGCCGTTCCGATCGGACGGTTTCGTCACCGGCGGAAAGCAGAAGTCGGTCGAGTAA
- a CDS encoding ATP-binding protein encodes MTEIDPMHWDRLARLSQHLLDDIEVGSGDHGTWYVSRDIEAALLRRTVLGSEPQIVVGEAGHGKSTLLWSLHRALQKQGLHPLLVSATWLHPGDDGIRTASTAEIVAAITGRPGAILLLDTADLMLHSRSARHDIIDLVTVLARTAVPVVLTTRPLEGQSLPANLGHKITLGPFSSNSELPTAIEALTVEFIADDSVMPTNPVSAIQSALARGALVDDVCTSPLLLRLLFSLSAPHFPQLELDVTGLYNLFWSRRIVSDHRSGPEVPAEDSDDLSASAGFLAIAMLALGTPEPPVDVVVRRAAQVAASVDHAYDDVVLRRHVRALTRRGVLVTTDNRARFLHQTFFEFAAAKGLANRGAEDELPRLTARVAQTPDDLFVGAVVEQTLIILGSDLLARPAVRASCQTLIRTGLPYPISIAMTVWAHHPALLELTPDMFAAVADDQLRRYLTTLPLLDSRQFAERARDFGNRLDIIPRGTGTGTFHEILSPHDGSVHPPDSRVPEELTAYQERLVRALQRLEARRGDLERATDEAYRSIRRAAGSKDDDQLGRTLFSISRSAFYRLKAGSSWSAPGKKLCADIDAHGDTIGERFDLSRLHDSYVAAAQEADDARHARDGRGGSAGQ; translated from the coding sequence GTGACCGAAATCGATCCCATGCACTGGGATCGACTGGCACGACTGTCGCAGCACCTGCTCGACGACATCGAAGTCGGATCCGGAGACCACGGCACCTGGTATGTCAGTCGCGATATCGAGGCCGCGTTGCTTCGACGCACAGTCCTGGGATCCGAACCACAGATTGTTGTCGGTGAAGCCGGGCACGGAAAATCGACACTGCTGTGGTCGCTGCACCGAGCGTTGCAGAAGCAGGGGCTCCATCCGCTGCTGGTCTCTGCCACCTGGCTCCATCCTGGCGACGACGGCATTCGTACAGCCTCGACCGCCGAGATCGTCGCCGCCATCACCGGTCGACCGGGCGCGATACTGTTGCTCGACACCGCGGACCTGATGCTGCACAGCCGCTCTGCCCGCCACGACATCATCGACCTGGTCACAGTGCTCGCTCGGACGGCAGTCCCCGTAGTTCTGACGACCAGGCCGCTCGAAGGGCAAAGCCTTCCCGCGAACCTGGGGCACAAAATCACCCTCGGGCCGTTCTCCTCGAACTCCGAACTGCCGACCGCAATCGAGGCCTTGACCGTCGAATTCATCGCCGACGACTCGGTGATGCCTACGAATCCGGTGTCGGCGATCCAATCAGCCCTGGCCCGGGGCGCACTCGTAGACGACGTGTGCACCAGCCCCTTGCTGCTCAGGCTGCTCTTCTCGTTGTCGGCACCACATTTCCCTCAACTGGAACTCGACGTCACCGGCCTCTACAACCTGTTCTGGTCTCGCCGTATCGTCAGCGATCACCGCTCCGGACCCGAGGTACCGGCCGAGGACTCCGATGACCTCTCTGCCAGTGCCGGATTTCTTGCGATCGCCATGCTGGCGTTGGGAACACCCGAACCGCCCGTCGACGTCGTCGTTCGTCGCGCGGCGCAGGTCGCCGCATCGGTGGACCATGCGTACGACGACGTGGTCCTGCGCAGACATGTACGGGCACTGACCCGGCGCGGCGTACTGGTCACAACCGACAATCGTGCCCGATTTCTCCATCAGACGTTCTTCGAGTTCGCCGCCGCCAAGGGGCTCGCCAACAGGGGGGCCGAAGACGAACTCCCGAGATTGACAGCTCGTGTCGCACAGACGCCCGACGATCTGTTCGTCGGTGCCGTGGTCGAACAAACCTTGATCATCCTGGGATCAGATCTGCTGGCCAGACCCGCCGTCCGCGCAAGCTGTCAGACCCTCATCCGCACCGGGCTTCCGTATCCCATCTCGATTGCCATGACCGTGTGGGCGCATCACCCGGCACTACTCGAGCTCACCCCTGACATGTTCGCTGCGGTCGCCGATGACCAGCTGCGTCGATACCTGACGACGCTGCCCTTGCTGGACTCACGTCAATTCGCCGAGCGTGCACGAGATTTCGGCAACCGTCTCGACATCATTCCCAGGGGAACAGGAACGGGAACATTTCACGAAATTCTGTCGCCTCACGACGGCTCGGTTCATCCGCCGGATTCGCGGGTGCCCGAAGAACTCACCGCGTACCAAGAGCGCCTCGTTCGCGCTCTGCAACGCCTGGAGGCACGGCGGGGTGATCTCGAACGCGCCACAGATGAGGCCTACCGTTCGATTCGACGCGCCGCCGGTAGCAAAGACGACGATCAGCTCGGCCGCACCTTGTTCAGCATTTCCCGATCTGCGTTCTATCGGCTGAAAGCCGGTTCCAGTTGGAGCGCACCTGGAAAGAAGCTCTGCGCCGACATCGATGCGCACGGAGACACCATCGGCGAGCGCTTCGACCTTTCACGGTTGCACGACTCCTATGTGGCCGCGGCTCAGGAGGCGGACGATGCCCGCCATGCCAGGGATGGGCGCGGCGGATCCGCAGGTCAATGA
- a CDS encoding LuxR C-terminal-related transcriptional regulator, whose amino-acid sequence MVSIDHRTRVQTRAAMPRTVRNPLGPRPPVARSTLATVQVQSPRPAPTYSSPGLTEREVVVLKVWLNCDSKVEVGARLHIALGTVNTHLTRIRDKYSRVGRAAPTKAALVARALQDGIVKLDDL is encoded by the coding sequence ATGGTGTCGATCGATCATCGAACCCGAGTCCAGACGCGCGCCGCAATGCCCAGGACTGTGCGTAACCCCCTCGGCCCGAGGCCGCCCGTCGCCCGCTCCACTCTCGCGACGGTGCAGGTTCAGAGCCCACGACCAGCGCCGACGTACTCGTCACCTGGACTGACCGAGCGTGAAGTTGTAGTCCTGAAGGTCTGGTTGAACTGCGACTCCAAAGTCGAAGTCGGTGCTCGCCTCCACATTGCGCTGGGTACCGTCAATACCCACCTGACTCGAATTCGAGACAAGTACTCCCGAGTCGGTCGGGCTGCGCCGACCAAGGCGGCACTCGTCGCCAGGGCTCTGCAAGACGGGATAGTGAAACTCGACGACCTCTGA